One genomic region from Bradyrhizobium icense encodes:
- a CDS encoding ABC transporter permease has protein sequence MFSDDGRSIRSFAIILVVHLAVIVLWQVLVDAFQVPKFILPSPLATVATLGSPSYAWLSNLSVTAIEILGGFCLGALVGIMLAVLFTWSPLVSLLLLPLFVTLNMIPKVALGPLFIVWFSYGIFPNILIAFSICFFPILLTTARGLSEVEPDLLDLVKSLRGSRWTLFRKIQLPGALPYVFSGMKVGAILAVAGAIVGEFIASERGLGYLMIQVQSSLDTPAMVMAVVLLTLLGVALYGLVLGLERLFVVRDIRLQ, from the coding sequence GTGTTCAGCGATGACGGACGATCGATACGGTCTTTCGCGATCATCCTGGTCGTGCATCTGGCCGTGATCGTGCTCTGGCAGGTTCTGGTCGACGCCTTCCAGGTACCGAAATTCATCCTTCCCTCCCCGCTCGCGACCGTCGCGACGCTGGGCTCGCCCAGCTACGCCTGGCTCTCCAATCTCTCTGTGACGGCGATCGAAATTCTCGGCGGGTTCTGCCTCGGCGCGCTGGTCGGCATTATGCTGGCCGTGCTGTTCACCTGGTCGCCGCTGGTCAGCCTTTTGCTGCTGCCGCTGTTCGTGACGCTGAATATGATTCCGAAAGTGGCGCTGGGACCGCTGTTCATCGTCTGGTTTTCCTACGGCATATTTCCGAACATCCTGATCGCGTTTTCCATTTGCTTCTTTCCGATCCTGCTCACCACTGCGCGTGGATTGAGTGAGGTGGAACCGGATCTGCTGGATCTCGTGAAGTCGCTGCGCGGTTCGCGCTGGACGCTGTTCCGGAAAATCCAGTTGCCGGGCGCGCTGCCATACGTGTTTTCCGGAATGAAGGTTGGCGCCATCCTGGCGGTGGCCGGCGCAATCGTCGGCGAGTTCATCGCTTCCGAGCGCGGGCTCGGCTACCTCATGATCCAGGTGCAGTCCTCACTCGATACGCCGGCGATGGTGATGGCGGTGGTACTCCTGACATTGCTCGGTGTGGCGCTGTATGGCCTCGTTCTCGGCCTCGAACGGCTATTCGTCGTTCGGGACATCCGGCTGCAATGA
- a CDS encoding TetR/AcrR family transcriptional regulator, translated as MPRKRSDDTRPQRRDPAATRKKLLTAARREFASSGLAGARVDEIAARAGVNKQLVYHYFGDKDALYLAVLEWVYEEIRAQERKLNLEGLPPEQAIKKLIESSFDHLAAHPDFIVLLNDENRGGARHVRGSRKLEAMHSPLVSLVSTILGEGVKAGIFRKGINPVHLYISIAGLSYFYFSNTPTLSAIFGKDLSSRAARQARRKHVVDLVMHSLRP; from the coding sequence ATGCCGAGAAAACGTTCTGACGATACCAGGCCGCAACGGCGCGATCCGGCCGCGACCCGCAAAAAACTGCTGACGGCGGCGCGGCGCGAATTCGCCAGCAGCGGCCTCGCCGGAGCCCGGGTCGACGAGATCGCCGCCCGCGCGGGCGTCAACAAGCAGCTCGTCTATCACTATTTCGGCGACAAGGACGCACTTTACCTTGCTGTGCTCGAGTGGGTTTACGAGGAAATCCGCGCCCAGGAACGCAAGCTCAATCTCGAGGGATTGCCGCCCGAGCAGGCGATCAAGAAGCTGATCGAAAGTTCCTTCGATCACCTCGCCGCACATCCTGATTTCATCGTGCTGCTGAACGACGAGAACCGCGGCGGCGCGCGCCATGTGCGCGGCTCGCGAAAACTGGAAGCGATGCATTCGCCGCTGGTCAGCCTCGTCTCGACCATTCTCGGCGAGGGCGTGAAGGCCGGCATATTCCGTAAAGGTATCAACCCCGTACACCTCTATATCTCGATTGCCGGGCTCAGCTATTTTTACTTTTCGAACACGCCGACCCTGTCGGCGATCTTCGGCAAGGACCTGTCGAGCCGGGCCGCACGGCAGGCGCGCCGCAAACACGTGGTCGACCTGGTGATGCATTCGCTGCGCCCTTAA
- a CDS encoding IclR family transcriptional regulator, protein MATISNIDPSIPRTAEDQADPSFATTLAHGLDVLAAFRNRAGSLSNAELALHTGLSRPTVSRLTYTLAQLGYLKRDAKGRFQLGLGILAAAYPVLSALKVRQLARPLMRDFAAYTGGTVSIAMPFGLDFIYVETLRTTDAVAHLPDVGFASSLAPTAVGRALLALFTAEELDAYVAKVKAERPEEADYVERRTLPDVALCKERGFAISLGEWRREIFGVAAPLYRTPSGDCLSVNCGIPSFRFNAEQIERECGPRMLGLARSIRSLVAND, encoded by the coding sequence ATGGCGACGATTTCCAATATCGATCCCTCGATACCCCGGACTGCGGAGGACCAGGCCGATCCCTCCTTCGCGACCACGCTGGCGCACGGGCTCGACGTGCTGGCGGCGTTCCGCAACCGGGCGGGCTCGCTGTCGAACGCGGAGCTTGCGCTCCATACAGGCCTGTCGCGGCCGACGGTGTCGCGGTTGACCTACACGCTGGCGCAGCTTGGCTATCTCAAGCGCGACGCCAAGGGACGCTTCCAGCTCGGGCTCGGCATTCTGGCCGCGGCCTATCCGGTGCTGTCGGCGCTGAAGGTGCGGCAATTGGCACGCCCGCTGATGCGCGATTTCGCGGCCTACACCGGCGGCACGGTTTCGATCGCGATGCCGTTCGGGCTCGACTTCATCTATGTCGAAACGCTGCGCACCACCGACGCCGTGGCGCATCTGCCAGATGTCGGTTTTGCCAGCTCGCTGGCGCCCACCGCCGTCGGCCGCGCTCTGCTCGCGCTCTTCACCGCGGAAGAACTCGACGCGTACGTGGCGAAGGTGAAGGCCGAGCGCCCGGAAGAGGCCGATTATGTCGAGCGGCGGACGCTGCCGGACGTCGCGCTTTGCAAGGAGCGCGGCTTTGCGATTTCGCTCGGCGAATGGCGGCGCGAGATTTTTGGTGTCGCCGCGCCGCTGTACCGCACGCCGTCGGGCGATTGCCTCTCGGTCAATTGCGGCATTCCCTCGTTTCGCTTCAATGCCGAACAGATCGAGCGTGAATGCGGGCCGCGCATGCTCGGCTTGGCGCGCAGCATCCGCTCGCTGGTAGCCAACGACTGA
- a CDS encoding ABC transporter substrate-binding protein yields the protein MKALRIAGLAAALAAPAIPCAAAEQVNLILNWTPTADHSPFYYAKSQGWYEKAGIELTIEVGKGSGVSSLRVGSGGSPFGIADLATALVAKSKGADVVALMSIYANTGQTFYWLKSYGVNGPKDFPNHKIGNPPGDASRVMWPAFAKAAGIAPDSVSFVNVGPTAKIAALKSHTVDIISDFYNEHDLKVIEFGADLGYVNWKDIGLNPYGNSLIVNGAYLQKNPKLVEDFVKISQKAYAACVTDVAPCLKALLDQASGLDKENQQRQWERIKFLMTDEFTTTKALGWIDAERMKKDYELVQTYLGMEKPFDVNTAFSVKMLDTSIKMDASKVKK from the coding sequence ATGAAGGCTTTGCGAATTGCGGGATTGGCGGCTGCACTTGCCGCGCCGGCCATTCCCTGCGCTGCGGCCGAGCAGGTCAATCTGATCCTGAACTGGACCCCGACCGCCGATCACTCACCGTTCTACTACGCCAAATCGCAGGGCTGGTACGAGAAGGCCGGCATCGAGCTGACGATTGAGGTCGGCAAAGGCTCCGGCGTCTCCTCGCTGAGGGTCGGCTCCGGCGGCTCGCCGTTCGGCATCGCGGATCTCGCGACCGCGCTGGTGGCCAAGAGCAAGGGCGCCGACGTGGTGGCGCTGATGAGCATCTACGCCAACACCGGACAGACCTTCTATTGGCTGAAGAGCTATGGCGTGAACGGGCCGAAGGACTTTCCGAACCACAAGATCGGCAATCCGCCGGGCGACGCGTCACGGGTGATGTGGCCGGCCTTCGCCAAGGCGGCGGGCATCGCGCCGGACTCGGTGAGCTTCGTCAATGTCGGTCCGACCGCCAAGATCGCGGCGCTGAAGAGCCATACCGTCGATATCATCAGCGATTTCTACAATGAGCACGATCTGAAGGTGATCGAGTTCGGCGCCGATCTCGGCTACGTCAACTGGAAGGATATCGGGCTGAACCCTTACGGCAATTCACTGATCGTCAACGGCGCCTATCTGCAAAAGAATCCAAAACTGGTCGAGGACTTCGTCAAGATCAGCCAGAAGGCCTATGCTGCCTGCGTCACCGACGTCGCGCCCTGCCTCAAGGCGCTGCTCGACCAGGCTTCGGGTCTCGACAAGGAAAACCAGCAGCGGCAGTGGGAGCGCATCAAGTTCCTGATGACAGACGAATTCACGACGACCAAGGCGCTGGGCTGGATTGATGCCGAGCGGATGAAGAAGGACTACGAGCTGGTGCAGACCTATCTCGGCATGGAAAAGCCGTTCGACGTGAATACTGCGTTCTCTGTCAAAATGCTGGATACGAGCATCAAGATGGATGCCAGCAAGGTGAAGAAGTAA
- a CDS encoding acyl-CoA dehydrogenase family protein produces MDFDLSKRSEEWRERLQAFFDREVLPRHRAWLDHTAEGEDAPFMQDLQRKARAAGLWNLGLPELGEDEPGTRLSNLEYAPLAEIMGRLFWAPEVFNCQAPDVPNMIALQNCATPEQKARWLQPLLEARTRSAFGMTEPDVASSDATNIATRMVRDGNDYVINGRKWFITGAAHPKCSFLIVMGVTDSDADRTRRHSCIIVPMDTPGVRLVRRLRWMGCEDHVAPIGELSFENVRVPRANLLGAEGDGFKVAQIRLGPARIHHCMRSIGLCELLIELMMVRSSERSAFGRTVMQYDTVQRWIAESRVELEQARLLTYRCAWRLDQAGHHGAWRDVSLIKVAVPAMLQKIADRAMQVFGAMGGSDDTPIHQALAWGRLLRIGDGPDEVHLRQIFRMEPMPSWSIANSPYLSAHPS; encoded by the coding sequence ATGGATTTCGACCTTTCCAAACGATCGGAAGAGTGGCGGGAGAGACTTCAGGCGTTTTTCGACCGCGAAGTGTTGCCGCGCCATCGCGCCTGGCTCGATCACACGGCTGAAGGCGAGGACGCGCCCTTCATGCAGGACCTACAGCGCAAGGCGCGTGCGGCGGGGCTATGGAATCTCGGGCTTCCTGAACTCGGAGAAGACGAACCCGGCACGCGTCTTTCCAACCTCGAATATGCGCCATTGGCCGAGATCATGGGCCGGCTGTTCTGGGCGCCTGAGGTCTTCAATTGCCAGGCGCCCGACGTGCCCAACATGATCGCGCTGCAGAATTGCGCGACGCCCGAGCAGAAGGCGCGCTGGCTGCAGCCGCTGCTGGAAGCCAGGACACGCTCGGCGTTCGGCATGACCGAGCCGGACGTGGCTTCATCCGATGCGACCAACATCGCCACCCGCATGGTCCGGGACGGCAATGACTACGTCATCAACGGGCGGAAATGGTTCATCACCGGCGCGGCGCATCCGAAATGCAGCTTCCTGATCGTGATGGGCGTGACCGATTCCGACGCCGACCGGACGCGGCGCCATTCCTGCATTATCGTGCCGATGGATACGCCAGGCGTTCGGCTGGTGCGCCGGCTGCGCTGGATGGGGTGCGAAGATCACGTCGCGCCGATCGGCGAGCTTTCGTTCGAAAACGTGCGCGTGCCCCGCGCGAACCTGCTCGGCGCGGAAGGCGACGGCTTCAAGGTCGCGCAGATTCGTTTGGGGCCGGCGCGTATCCATCACTGCATGCGCTCGATCGGGCTATGCGAACTGCTGATCGAATTGATGATGGTGCGGTCATCCGAGCGGTCCGCGTTCGGACGTACCGTGATGCAGTACGACACCGTGCAGCGCTGGATCGCGGAATCCCGCGTCGAGCTCGAGCAGGCCCGCCTGCTGACCTATCGTTGCGCATGGCGCCTCGATCAGGCCGGCCATCACGGCGCCTGGCGCGATGTGTCCTTGATCAAGGTGGCAGTGCCCGCGATGCTGCAGAAGATCGCCGACCGCGCCATGCAGGTGTTCGGCGCCATGGGCGGCTCCGACGATACGCCGATCCATCAGGCGCTGGCCTGGGGGCGCCTGTTGCGGATTGGTGACGGGCCCGATGAAGTCCATCTGCGGCAGATCTTTCGCATGGAGCCGATGCCGTCCTGGTCGATTGCCAACTCGCCGTATCTGTCCGCCCATCCGTCCTGA
- a CDS encoding NAD-dependent epimerase/dehydratase family protein: MLLTRDTLPTTIADIAALDELLCRPSQALIDDLRKVDGDIMILGVAGKMGPTLAGLAKAAVPERRVIGVARFSEPVVKDWLQVRGIETINCDLLDEAAIKALPKIANIVFMAGRKFGAEGDLSLTWAMNSHVPALVAQTFATSRIVAFSTGCIYPFVPVSGKGSAEDMAPDPPGEYAQSCVGRERMFEYFSRKHGTPGRLFRLNYAIDMRYGVLHDIASKVLQGQPIDVSLGHVNFIWQGDASSQALRCLAHCETPTSPINVSGHEILAVRDLAAKFGQRFGRAPIIAGKEEPTAWLTDTSQAVKLFGLPIVDTEQLINWTADWVSRSMPSLGKPTKYEVRDGRY; encoded by the coding sequence ATGCTGTTGACCCGCGATACCCTGCCCACAACAATTGCCGATATTGCAGCGCTCGATGAATTACTGTGCCGCCCGAGCCAGGCGTTGATCGACGATCTGCGCAAGGTCGACGGCGACATCATGATCCTGGGTGTTGCCGGCAAAATGGGACCGACGCTGGCCGGCCTTGCAAAAGCGGCCGTGCCGGAGCGCCGCGTGATCGGCGTGGCCCGGTTCAGCGAACCCGTCGTCAAGGACTGGCTGCAGGTGCGCGGAATCGAGACCATCAATTGCGATCTGCTCGACGAGGCCGCCATCAAAGCTTTGCCGAAGATTGCGAACATCGTGTTCATGGCCGGGCGCAAATTCGGCGCCGAGGGTGACCTCTCGCTGACCTGGGCAATGAATTCGCACGTCCCAGCCCTGGTCGCGCAAACCTTTGCGACCTCGCGTATCGTCGCGTTCTCGACCGGCTGCATTTATCCGTTCGTGCCGGTCTCCGGCAAGGGCTCGGCCGAGGATATGGCGCCCGATCCGCCGGGCGAATATGCGCAATCCTGCGTCGGGCGCGAGCGCATGTTCGAGTATTTCTCACGCAAGCATGGAACGCCCGGACGGCTGTTCCGGCTGAACTACGCGATCGACATGCGTTACGGCGTGCTGCACGATATAGCGAGCAAGGTGCTGCAGGGTCAGCCGATCGACGTCAGCCTCGGCCATGTCAATTTCATCTGGCAAGGCGACGCTTCCTCGCAGGCGCTGCGCTGTCTGGCGCATTGCGAGACGCCGACCTCGCCGATCAATGTCAGTGGTCATGAAATACTCGCCGTGCGCGATCTGGCCGCGAAATTCGGCCAGCGCTTCGGCCGCGCGCCAATCATCGCCGGCAAGGAAGAGCCGACGGCCTGGCTCACCGACACATCGCAGGCGGTGAAACTATTCGGCCTGCCGATCGTCGATACCGAGCAGCTCATCAATTGGACCGCCGATTGGGTGTCGCGATCGATGCCGAGCCTCGGCAAGCCCACTAAATACGAGGTGCGCGATGGCCGCTATTGA
- a CDS encoding GNAT family N-acetyltransferase — MAAIEPIDIVELDVSDAKAGLVLSTEAGWNQNEADWRFFLSQGVVFGARDGNRLVATAALLPYSAGNAWISMVLVTANFRRRGLATRLVDACLEVAARRGLTSWLDATPAGAAVYAPLGFAPTLQLRRLRLEKPQGTIATRPLAADNLEALAARDGGAMGFDRSTLLSEFAARPGSRIVSDVRAMALVRDGRTARHIGPVLADHADQALGLVEAITGSETGPWLIDAVHSQDAFLNGLVRSGWNIERPFQRMRFGSATASPAQPPFAVAGPEFG, encoded by the coding sequence ATGGCCGCTATTGAGCCCATCGACATCGTCGAACTCGATGTCAGCGATGCGAAGGCCGGGCTCGTGCTGTCGACCGAAGCCGGCTGGAACCAGAACGAGGCCGACTGGCGCTTTTTCCTGAGCCAAGGGGTCGTATTCGGCGCGCGCGATGGCAACCGATTGGTGGCGACAGCGGCGCTGCTGCCCTACTCGGCGGGCAATGCCTGGATCAGCATGGTGCTGGTGACTGCCAACTTTCGCCGCCGCGGCCTTGCGACCAGGCTCGTCGATGCCTGCCTGGAAGTTGCCGCGCGGCGCGGGCTCACAAGCTGGCTTGATGCCACACCGGCTGGCGCGGCCGTCTACGCTCCGCTCGGCTTTGCGCCGACGCTGCAATTGCGGCGGTTGCGGTTGGAGAAGCCGCAAGGCACCATCGCGACGAGGCCACTAGCGGCCGACAACCTCGAGGCCCTGGCCGCGCGCGATGGCGGTGCCATGGGATTCGACCGCAGCACATTGCTGTCGGAATTTGCTGCGCGCCCGGGTTCGCGCATCGTGTCGGATGTCCGAGCCATGGCCCTCGTCCGCGATGGGCGCACCGCGCGGCACATCGGTCCAGTCTTAGCCGACCACGCCGATCAGGCGCTGGGGTTGGTCGAAGCCATCACCGGCTCCGAAACCGGACCTTGGCTGATCGACGCCGTTCATTCTCAAGACGCGTTTCTGAACGGTCTCGTTCGCTCAGGCTGGAATATCGAGCGGCCGTTTCAGCGCATGCGTTTTGGCTCCGCGACCGCCTCGCCCGCGCAACCGCCGTTCGCCGTCGCCGGCCCGGAATTCGGATAG
- a CDS encoding Bug family tripartite tricarboxylate transporter substrate binding protein: MSRIKTVLGFAMNLALGIALGVAVPLATAAQAQISYPNRPIRIIVPYPAGGIVDIVARAVTEQVGRDWKQTVVIEARPGGNSNIGTASVARSEPDGYTWLVTGPAALVNPTLYKDAGWDALKDLKCVGLAVWNQSVALVHPSMPASTIKEFVEIARKKPGELNFGNPGTGSSIDLSAQKLFQAANIKLTNVGYKGQPQALIDLMTNLMHFEIVSLELALPHIRAGSVKPLAVMTDKRVADLPDVPTIAEAGFPEATYVPWYGIYVQAGTSDAIVAKINEAINKALQNPEVRRQLSVANIPGKPMPLADLAALMKADHEKLTKVIATSGMALQ; encoded by the coding sequence ATGAGCCGGATCAAAACCGTGCTGGGTTTTGCCATGAATCTTGCCCTGGGTATTGCGTTGGGCGTAGCCGTGCCGCTTGCCACGGCCGCGCAGGCGCAAATCAGCTATCCGAACCGACCGATCCGCATCATCGTTCCCTACCCCGCCGGCGGCATTGTCGACATCGTCGCGCGCGCGGTGACCGAGCAAGTCGGCCGCGACTGGAAACAGACGGTGGTCATCGAAGCAAGGCCCGGCGGCAACAGCAACATCGGCACCGCGTCGGTGGCGCGCAGCGAACCCGACGGTTACACCTGGCTGGTCACCGGCCCCGCGGCTTTGGTCAACCCGACGCTCTACAAGGACGCCGGCTGGGACGCGCTGAAGGATCTCAAATGCGTCGGCCTTGCGGTCTGGAATCAGAGTGTGGCGCTGGTCCATCCCTCGATGCCGGCCAGCACCATCAAGGAATTCGTCGAGATCGCGCGCAAGAAGCCGGGCGAACTCAATTTCGGCAATCCCGGTACCGGCTCCTCCATCGATCTGAGCGCGCAAAAGCTGTTTCAGGCCGCCAATATCAAGCTGACCAATGTCGGCTACAAGGGGCAGCCGCAGGCGCTGATCGACCTGATGACCAACCTGATGCATTTCGAGATCGTCTCGCTCGAGCTGGCACTGCCGCACATCAGGGCCGGCAGCGTGAAACCGCTTGCTGTCATGACCGACAAACGTGTCGCCGATCTGCCAGATGTGCCGACGATTGCGGAAGCCGGATTTCCGGAAGCCACCTACGTGCCCTGGTATGGCATCTACGTCCAGGCGGGAACGTCCGATGCCATCGTCGCGAAGATCAACGAGGCCATCAACAAGGCGCTGCAGAACCCGGAAGTGCGGCGCCAGCTCTCGGTCGCCAATATTCCGGGCAAGCCGATGCCGCTCGCCGACCTCGCCGCGCTGATGAAGGCAGACCACGAGAAGCTGACGAAGGTGATCGCGACATCAGGCATGGCGCTGCAGTGA